Proteins encoded within one genomic window of Pedobacter africanus:
- the sppA gene encoding signal peptide peptidase SppA: protein MREFFKYVFATVVGVVISLVLLFVFFIVLIVGIVKSSLKEDKVSISSNSVLYLNLDQVITERTPDDPLSKLPIIGSDEDKSIGFNDVIRALRAAKTDNNIKCAYISVTSPQAGFATMREIRDALLDFKTSKKKIIAYSEVYTQGAYYLASAADKVYLNPEGALEFKGLKSETMFFKGALDKLGIEAQIVRVGNYKSAVEPFFADKMSDKNREQVTVYLQGLYQTFLDGIAKSRNISAETLNQIADNYKIQQPKDALDYKMVDALKYKDDIIEELKTLSGKDKKRNLSTVTINAYARNIVKNAGSTSDNKVAVIYANGDITGGEGSDEQIGSERISRTIRKARLDDNIKAIVLRVNSPGGSALASDVIWREIVLAKKVKPVIASFGDVAASGGYYIACAADSIIVQPNTITGSIGVFGVIPNFQKLFNEKLGITFDGVKTGKYADIMSTDRPMTPGERLIVQNDVNRVYDSFLTRVADGRKRTKTYIDSIAGGRVWVGTDAVRIGLADRTGNFNDAILAAAKKAKIKDYQVVEYPEMLDPFKSLMEGTTDKVRAYYTKQELGANYPIYQQLKSALSRSGIQTRMPFDIKIQ from the coding sequence ATGAGAGAATTTTTTAAGTATGTTTTTGCAACAGTTGTTGGCGTAGTCATTTCACTGGTGTTACTTTTTGTGTTTTTTATCGTGCTCATTGTGGGTATCGTAAAGTCCTCATTAAAAGAGGACAAGGTTAGCATCAGCAGCAATTCTGTCCTGTACCTTAACCTGGACCAGGTGATCACAGAACGTACCCCAGACGATCCGCTTTCTAAACTTCCTATAATTGGCTCAGATGAAGACAAAAGCATTGGTTTTAACGATGTGATCCGTGCTTTGCGTGCTGCTAAAACAGACAACAACATCAAGTGTGCCTACATTAGTGTAACCTCGCCCCAGGCAGGCTTTGCCACTATGCGTGAAATACGGGATGCACTGCTGGATTTCAAAACCAGCAAAAAGAAAATCATAGCCTATAGCGAGGTGTATACCCAGGGCGCTTATTACCTGGCTTCTGCTGCTGATAAAGTTTATCTTAACCCTGAAGGTGCATTGGAGTTTAAAGGACTGAAATCTGAAACCATGTTCTTTAAAGGCGCATTGGATAAACTGGGCATTGAAGCCCAGATTGTAAGGGTAGGTAATTATAAAAGTGCTGTTGAACCCTTCTTTGCTGATAAGATGAGCGATAAGAACCGCGAACAGGTAACCGTTTACCTGCAGGGGTTATACCAGACCTTCCTGGATGGCATTGCCAAAAGCAGGAACATCAGTGCCGAAACCTTAAACCAGATTGCCGATAATTATAAAATACAGCAGCCTAAGGATGCGCTGGATTATAAAATGGTGGATGCACTCAAATACAAGGACGACATCATTGAAGAATTGAAAACGCTGAGCGGAAAAGATAAAAAACGTAACCTGAGCACCGTTACAATTAATGCTTATGCCAGAAATATCGTTAAAAATGCAGGCAGCACATCAGACAATAAGGTTGCCGTAATTTATGCCAATGGCGATATTACCGGCGGGGAAGGTTCGGATGAACAGATTGGCTCTGAACGCATTTCCAGAACCATCCGGAAAGCCCGCCTGGACGACAACATCAAAGCCATTGTTTTAAGGGTAAATTCGCCAGGCGGCAGTGCACTGGCTTCAGACGTGATCTGGAGGGAAATTGTGCTAGCTAAAAAAGTTAAGCCTGTTATAGCCTCTTTTGGTGATGTAGCAGCCTCTGGCGGTTATTATATTGCCTGCGCTGCAGATTCTATTATCGTTCAGCCCAATACCATAACCGGATCTATTGGTGTATTCGGGGTGATCCCTAACTTCCAGAAACTTTTCAATGAGAAGCTGGGTATTACCTTTGATGGTGTAAAGACAGGTAAATATGCAGATATCATGAGTACCGACCGGCCAATGACACCTGGTGAAAGACTGATTGTACAAAACGATGTAAACCGTGTATACGACAGTTTCCTTACCCGTGTGGCCGATGGCCGAAAAAGAACCAAAACCTATATCGACAGCATTGCCGGTGGCCGGGTTTGGGTGGGTACCGACGCGGTTAGAATTGGTTTGGCCGACAGAACCGGCAACTTTAACGATGCCATCCTTGCTGCCGCTAAAAAAGCCAAAATAAAAGACTACCAGGTGGTTGAATATCCTGAAATGCTCGACCCTTTTAAATCCCTGATGGAAGGTACTACAGATAAGGTAAGAGCGTATTATACCAAACAGGAACTGGGTGCAAATTATCCCATTTATCAGCAATTGAAATCGGCCTTATCGAGATCCGGAATACAAACCAGGATGCCTTTTGACATTAAAATACAATAA
- a CDS encoding DNA polymerase/3'-5' exonuclease PolX, translating into MENKTIARTLRLLSQLMELHNENQFKIKSVANAAFKVDKLPYAVKGKTLEEIAQIDGLGKSISAKVWELLETGSMAELQAILAETPEGIVEMLGIKGIGPKKIAVIWKDLGIENIGELYYACNENRLIEAKGFGLKTQEEIKKIIEFKMAAQGKFLYAQTESLVNTLYADLAVWLNTVSGEPLLGIGGDYRRCAEIIEEIELLIGAEDLDELQEKITAFAPLTFEPQTEGYYLADSPFGLKIKLYIVQKADFYLNWFKLTGNAQHVNIVLELAGTGPFTSENEIYQKAGLAFVEPELREGLNEIQLAKENKLPVLITDADLKGSLHNHSTWSDGVHTLEEMAVYCKDNLKLEYLGICDHSRSAFYANGLNEQRVYAQHQEIDALNAKLAPFRILKGIESDILNDGSLDYSDDILKTFDFVVASVHSNLRMDEEKATARLIKAIENPFTTILGHPTGRLLLSRKGYPIDYAKVIDACAANHVVIEINANPLRLDLDWRWHRYALEKGVLLSINPDAHRKEGFHDMHYGVLIGRKGGLTAKQCLNSFSLQDITQYLGNKK; encoded by the coding sequence ATGGAGAACAAAACCATCGCACGTACACTGCGGCTGCTTTCGCAATTGATGGAGCTGCACAACGAAAATCAGTTTAAGATCAAATCAGTAGCAAATGCTGCTTTCAAAGTGGACAAACTGCCCTATGCGGTTAAAGGAAAGACACTGGAAGAGATTGCCCAGATCGATGGATTGGGCAAAAGTATCTCTGCAAAGGTTTGGGAACTGCTCGAAACCGGATCAATGGCCGAGCTTCAGGCCATACTGGCCGAAACCCCGGAAGGCATTGTAGAGATGCTTGGCATTAAAGGAATAGGACCTAAAAAGATAGCCGTGATCTGGAAAGACCTGGGTATAGAGAATATAGGTGAACTCTATTATGCCTGCAATGAAAACAGGCTGATTGAAGCCAAAGGCTTTGGTCTTAAAACCCAGGAAGAGATCAAAAAGATCATCGAATTTAAAATGGCCGCACAGGGTAAGTTCCTGTATGCGCAAACAGAAAGCCTGGTTAATACGCTCTATGCCGACCTTGCTGTTTGGCTAAACACCGTTAGTGGCGAACCACTGTTGGGTATAGGAGGTGATTACAGGCGCTGCGCAGAGATCATTGAAGAAATTGAACTGCTTATCGGTGCAGAAGACCTGGATGAATTGCAAGAAAAAATAACTGCATTTGCCCCGCTTACTTTTGAGCCTCAGACAGAAGGATACTACCTTGCAGATAGCCCCTTTGGCTTAAAAATAAAACTTTACATCGTTCAAAAAGCCGATTTCTACCTGAATTGGTTTAAACTCACCGGTAATGCACAACATGTAAATATAGTACTCGAACTGGCCGGAACCGGACCTTTTACCTCCGAAAATGAGATCTACCAGAAAGCAGGCCTGGCTTTTGTTGAGCCCGAACTGAGGGAGGGCCTGAACGAGATCCAGCTGGCAAAAGAAAATAAGCTCCCGGTACTGATCACAGATGCTGACCTGAAAGGCAGTCTGCACAACCACTCTACATGGAGCGATGGTGTGCATACCCTTGAAGAAATGGCTGTTTACTGTAAAGATAACCTCAAGCTGGAATACCTTGGCATATGCGACCACTCCAGGTCCGCATTTTATGCCAACGGATTAAATGAGCAGCGTGTATATGCGCAACACCAGGAAATCGATGCCCTGAATGCAAAACTTGCCCCCTTCCGTATACTTAAGGGGATAGAAAGCGATATTCTCAATGATGGATCGCTGGATTACAGCGATGATATCCTTAAAACATTTGACTTTGTGGTGGCGTCGGTACACAGTAACTTAAGGATGGACGAAGAAAAAGCCACTGCAAGACTGATCAAAGCTATTGAAAATCCTTTTACAACAATACTGGGGCATCCTACCGGAAGACTATTGCTGAGTAGAAAGGGCTATCCAATAGATTATGCCAAAGTAATTGACGCCTGCGCTGCCAACCATGTGGTCATAGAAATCAATGCTAACCCATTGCGGCTGGACCTGGATTGGCGCTGGCACCGTTACGCCCTGGAAAAAGGTGTATTGCTTTCCATAAACCCTGATGCCCATAGAAAAGAAGGATTCCATGATATGCATTACGGTGTTTTGATTGGCAGAAAGGGAGGATTAACAGCAAAACAGTGTTTAAATAGTTTTTCATTACAAGATATCACGCAATACCTCGGCAATAAAAAATAG
- a CDS encoding DUF4254 domain-containing protein: protein MISKLCNKIFEEAIKDYHIHNNIDQPIENPYPTTKIEHLLYLKCWIDTVQWHMEDVVRNPEINPVEGLQWKRRIDASNQERTDVVEYIDSYFLEEYKHIQPKANARINSESPAWVVDRLSILALKVYHMKEETVRADATEEHRELCTQKLNILLNQQTDLSTSLDELIQDIENGSKYMKVYKQMKMYNDPNLNPVLYNPNNG, encoded by the coding sequence ATGATTAGTAAGCTTTGCAATAAAATATTCGAAGAGGCCATTAAAGATTATCACATCCACAATAATATAGATCAGCCCATTGAAAATCCTTATCCGACAACCAAAATAGAACATCTGCTTTATTTAAAATGCTGGATTGATACCGTTCAATGGCACATGGAAGATGTGGTCCGCAATCCTGAAATTAACCCTGTTGAAGGGCTGCAATGGAAAAGACGTATAGATGCCTCCAATCAGGAAAGAACTGATGTAGTTGAATATATTGACAGTTATTTTCTGGAAGAATATAAACACATTCAACCCAAAGCCAATGCCAGGATTAATTCTGAAAGTCCGGCCTGGGTTGTAGACAGGCTATCTATTCTTGCTTTAAAAGTCTACCACATGAAAGAAGAAACAGTTCGTGCAGATGCTACAGAAGAACACAGAGAACTTTGCACACAAAAGCTCAATATCCTGTTAAACCAGCAAACAGATTTGTCAACCAGCCTGGATGAACTGATACAGGACATTGAAAATGGATCTAAATACATGAAAGTCTACAAACAGATGAAAATGTATAATGACCCCAACCTTAACCCTGTTCTTTATAACCCAAATAATGGATGA
- a CDS encoding glycosyltransferase family 9 protein yields MTGSGKILVIRFSAMGDVAMTAPVLREFTRNYPEIEFLVVSRAMFKPFFENIPNLIFYPFEPKKKHKGLLGLVRLFITLRKQHITAVADLHNNLRSKVLSFLFFLTGIKIATLDKGRNEKKQLTRKKDKLLRPLKLTVVRYAEVFNALGYPFELKNQLTSPLAEPLNAEAFSFIPYPKTKKWIGVSPFAQHQQKVYPLQKMEIVLMALAGSGHQLFIFGGSEAEKEIACQWEQKHANITSAVKKLNLEDELKLISNLDIMLSMDSSGMHLASLKNIPVVSVWGATHPYAGFLGYGQSEKNAVQIDLYCRPCSVYGNRPCYRGDFACMNNLSESNVIQTVLNKLSDA; encoded by the coding sequence ATGACAGGTAGCGGCAAAATACTGGTGATCCGTTTCTCAGCAATGGGAGATGTAGCCATGACAGCACCTGTATTACGCGAATTTACACGTAACTACCCGGAAATAGAGTTTTTGGTAGTAAGCCGCGCGATGTTCAAACCTTTTTTTGAGAATATTCCTAACCTGATCTTCTATCCATTTGAACCTAAAAAAAAGCATAAGGGCTTGCTTGGACTGGTTAGATTGTTTATTACACTTAGAAAGCAGCACATCACCGCAGTTGCCGATTTGCACAACAATCTTCGGAGTAAAGTGCTTTCCTTCCTTTTTTTTCTGACGGGTATAAAAATAGCCACACTAGATAAAGGCAGGAATGAAAAAAAACAACTTACCCGGAAAAAGGATAAATTACTCAGGCCACTAAAACTTACCGTAGTTCGTTATGCAGAGGTATTCAATGCCCTCGGTTACCCATTTGAGCTAAAGAACCAGCTCACCTCGCCCCTTGCTGAACCTTTAAACGCAGAGGCCTTCTCTTTTATCCCCTATCCAAAAACAAAAAAGTGGATCGGGGTTAGCCCTTTTGCGCAGCATCAGCAAAAAGTTTATCCGCTGCAAAAAATGGAAATTGTACTGATGGCCCTGGCTGGTTCAGGACATCAGCTTTTTATATTTGGTGGTTCAGAAGCCGAAAAAGAAATTGCCTGTCAATGGGAACAGAAACACGCAAACATCACTTCAGCAGTTAAAAAGCTCAACCTTGAGGATGAACTGAAACTCATTTCAAACCTCGATATCATGTTAAGCATGGACTCCTCAGGTATGCACCTTGCTTCCTTAAAAAATATCCCTGTTGTTTCCGTATGGGGTGCTACGCATCCTTATGCTGGTTTTCTAGGCTATGGACAGTCTGAAAAGAATGCAGTACAAATAGATTTATACTGCAGACCCTGCTCCGTATATGGAAACAGACCCTGTTATCGCGGCGATTTTGCCTGCATGAACAATTTATCTGAATCAAATGTTATACAAACTGTATTAAATAAGCTTAGCGATGCCTAA
- a CDS encoding SixA phosphatase family protein gives MPKKLLLVRHGKSEWGNVHLADFDRPLNPRGHRNAPEMAARLLQKGLVPQLMVSSPAVRAISTARHFVQAWKKSDEQIMEEASIYEANVRTLLKVINNFDNKFGYVAVFGHNPGFTDLANYLSDANIYNIPTCGTVLIEFPFEDWKLVSHQTGRLLQFDYPKSINDD, from the coding sequence ATGCCTAAAAAACTACTATTGGTCAGACATGGAAAATCAGAATGGGGAAATGTACATCTGGCCGACTTTGACAGACCATTAAACCCCAGAGGGCATAGAAATGCGCCGGAAATGGCAGCAAGGCTGCTGCAAAAAGGCCTGGTCCCTCAGCTTATGGTGAGCAGTCCTGCCGTAAGGGCCATCAGCACAGCCAGACATTTTGTTCAGGCCTGGAAAAAATCAGATGAGCAAATCATGGAGGAAGCATCAATTTACGAGGCGAACGTCAGGACCTTATTAAAGGTCATTAATAACTTTGACAATAAGTTCGGCTATGTTGCTGTTTTCGGGCATAACCCTGGCTTTACAGATTTGGCCAATTACCTGAGTGATGCCAATATCTACAACATCCCCACCTGTGGAACTGTGCTGATCGAATTTCCATTTGAAGACTGGAAACTGGTAAGCCACCAGACGGGCAGGTTGCTCCAGTTTGACTATCCCAAAAGTATCAACGACGATTAG
- a CDS encoding AMP nucleosidase, whose amino-acid sequence MNEEKDVKKEESKSAKTKRVKEVESPVKAGLKSKEDIVQNWLPRYTGRPLEEFGQYILLTNFSKYVQMFSEWNDNAPVMGLDKPMQSVTANGITIINFGMGSPMAATMMDLLTAIHPKAVLFLGKCGGLKKKNQLGDLILPIAAIRGEGTSNDYLPPEVPALPAFALQKAISTTIRDHSRDYWTGTCYTTNRRVWEHDKNFKKYLKTLRAMAVDMETATIFTTGFANKIPTGALLLVSDQPMIPEGVKTTESDSNVTSTYVETHLRIGIDSLKQLINNGLTVKHLHF is encoded by the coding sequence ATGAACGAAGAAAAAGATGTAAAAAAAGAAGAAAGTAAATCGGCAAAGACAAAGCGTGTAAAAGAAGTTGAATCTCCTGTAAAAGCGGGTTTGAAATCAAAAGAAGATATTGTGCAGAATTGGCTGCCGCGATATACCGGAAGGCCGCTGGAGGAGTTTGGACAGTATATATTGCTGACGAATTTCAGCAAATACGTTCAGATGTTTTCTGAATGGAATGACAATGCACCTGTCATGGGGTTGGATAAGCCGATGCAGAGCGTTACTGCAAATGGTATCACCATCATCAATTTCGGAATGGGAAGTCCGATGGCTGCTACTATGATGGACTTGCTTACAGCGATACATCCAAAAGCTGTGCTGTTTTTGGGTAAATGCGGTGGATTGAAGAAGAAAAATCAATTGGGCGACCTGATCCTGCCTATTGCAGCAATCAGAGGAGAGGGTACATCTAATGACTACCTGCCTCCTGAAGTCCCTGCTTTACCTGCTTTTGCTTTGCAAAAGGCCATTTCCACTACCATACGCGACCACTCCAGGGATTATTGGACCGGAACCTGTTATACGACTAACCGCAGGGTATGGGAGCACGACAAGAACTTTAAGAAATACCTTAAAACTTTGAGGGCAATGGCTGTAGATATGGAAACGGCAACCATATTTACAACCGGATTTGCAAATAAAATACCTACCGGTGCTTTGTTGCTGGTATCTGATCAGCCGATGATCCCTGAGGGGGTTAAGACTACTGAAAGTGACAGCAATGTAACTTCTACCTATGTAGAAACACACCTTAGGATTGGAATTGATTCTTTAAAACAGCTGATCAATAACGGGCTTACCGTTAAGCACCTGCATTTCTAA